The nucleotide window TTTAAACAATGTGGTGAATActttttgaaacatgaaattggGTCATCTTTAGGCCTTTTCATATCCAAACCACATGAGCAAAGCAACACGACAAAACATTCAcaagaaacaaccaaacaaacaaacaaaagagccCTTGCTTTCATCGTCATGTAAATTCCCAGACAGGTGAGCCGGAGAGCATAAGAGAAGATCCATGTTGATTAAAGCCGTCCTATAAAGATGGGTTGGTGGAAGACCCCTCTCTCTGAATGCTTCAATCTTGATAAATTGAAGCATTCAGATAATTGAAGCAGGAGATTAAGAAAACTTAATCTCCTATTGGCAGATGAGCGCTACGCCAAATATTAACATGTGAATTACCagtctttatttcttcttcattcCGTCAACCTTTTCTGGATCAAATGATCTCCTGTCGACAGATTCTctaaaaaaactcaaaccatGATCAGTAATAAATATCATACACACGCAGACAAACCATTGTAAAAACCACCTGACCCTCCTTTGGCAAGCAAACCCCTTCAAACTGCTCAGGCAGTTCTGAGTCACTGCCTGGGCATGTCCGTGAGCTTCCGCCTCAAAGCTCACtcaaaccaaaactcaaacatACACACTTCACCTCAGGCAAACAACACCAGATAactaaacagagagaaaaaagtcccagaaacaaagagaagagaaaggCAGGAGGTGAAGAGGCGGCGATGCCGTTTCACTCATCACAAGGCAGCAGGCTGTCAGGCCCTCTGCACACGTGtgcttttgtcttctttcaggTCGGCGTAGAGCGCGGACCACCACATCCTGCTCCAGTGTCACCACAAGTTCaggaacagaaatgtttaaagtggTTCACTGTGGTTTTGTCTGCAATTGCTTTTGATCCCAAAAGATGTGGCTGTGTGAAGGGCAGTGTTCTGTAAATGCACAATCCCCGGCTTTCAGCTCATACAGATAAAAATTGAGATCatttaacaactttaaaatttagAGCAAAGCAAGTTTTTCCAATAAAAGTCAGGAAATTAGCGGGATGCATTACATTAACCTTTACATACTGGTTACTTTGTTACCTCATACCTCTATTTGATTGTCTTCTGCTCTTTGTAGCCTCATAAAGCGTTTTGTAATTTGgtcaaattcaaaacaacatttatctTATTCAGTTAAGATATGAACAAtgcctttaaataaataaaaaaaccaatgACTAAATCATTCTACAAGATGCAAAAATGTGTTAAACCTTTGAAGAACATCAGATAAGCTGGTTGCTGTTGTGCATTTGGACTGAAACCAAACAAGTCCCCACAGATTTTTTAGAAAGCAGGAAGAGCCAGGACTGAGTCAGTCAGCTGACCGGCAGGGTGGCGCTGCGGTCAGGAGCCGTTAGAGGAGCGCACAGCGGATGTCAGGAAGATAAGAGAGGAGCCACACCTCAGGAGTCATATCAAAGTTTGTTCATAGTGCTTTCCCTtcactgtttcatttttttcactatGATTTTATATAAATGAGAAGAAACTTGTAAACGCCATAAAGTCTTTGGATTCTCTCTTTGCTTTTGAGATTCTACTTAACAATGAAAAGGTCTGATTTAAGGTCAGCTATGTCTCCAAAGATTCACTTATCTTgataaaaaaactttataaatatttgacCATTTGAGGTTGATTTTGCTTTactttctgacatttaattaaaagtaattaaaggttaattaaaaataagcagaaactcCTGATTATCTAGTATTTCACAGGCTGGTCAGGATATTTTGGAAGATAATTATGGAAGATAATAATGAACCTTATGGAAGATAATAATGAACCTTATGGAAGATAATAATGAACCTTTGCTCCAGTAAACTCCCTATGAGCCTGACATTGTAgctttattatttcaaataaacaagTGGTCCAACAAATAAACAGATTGATAagctttgattcattttaaattgttttacaacctttttatttcatattaagttgctttaaaacaaaaatggttgCTTGGTTACATGGAAACCTAATTGGCAAACTAATGTCTACAAAATGCCTGATAAGTTATTGGTGAATGgtgaatttatttcatgttattaGATGATTAGTTACTGAGTATGCGCAGAATCGATCAAGAAACAAGTAGGTGtccatttaattaaataaaattaaactcatAGCTACAAGAGAAAAGTCTACAGCAGTCTAAAGTAAACAACTTAAGTATCGTTTGGTTTGTAATTTGTTCGATTTCACTTTGAGGGGATTTTTAACTAATCATTCAGTTATCAGTTTTGAGTTGAAACACAGATCAACATGACAGAGCACACTAagcacagtttttttctgaaggcTTCCAAAAACACACCTGTGCCACAATATGAGGGTATGACAGTATGGCTCAATCTTGTTCAAACATGACACATGGATGAGCAGGGAAAAAACTTTACTGGTCTTGCCTCAAAACCTTTGGGATTCATTTTAGCAGAGACTCTGAAGCAGCCCATCTCGACCAACGTCAGTGTCTAATCCCACAaatgcattttgtcaaaaatggtCCAAAATCCAATACACATTCTTAAGGCTTCCCAGAGAAGTCGACAAGAAGCCGTTATTGCCAGGATGGGCCAACATCATATTAAACCATATGGATTAAAATCATGTGAGTCAAGTTCAGATGAAGTGATTTAGATCTGACTGAActgcaattttttatttctttatatatatatattattattttttttaaacagtttttatgatCTTTTATACATTCCCAATATCAGTGTGAACGGGCACATCTGGCGATCCCTAAAGAATGGGCAAATATTTGGACAAACTCCACAGTGGGATGTGGATTACAAATTAACATGTCGGCAGCGTAATTAGGTCCACTTCCTCCTCCAACTGCATGCGCCACAGCTTCCGCCCACACTCGGCCTTGAATTATTCCTCTGGCAGCTGCATTCCCAAACAGCAGCTGACGTCAGGAGGGAGGGGTTGCGACTATAAAAACCCGGGGAGCCTCTTTCATTCACAGTCACATTCTGGATTACTACGATAGCTGCAGAGAAGCTCCTTCTTCGGAGTCTTCGGACGGAAACGCAGAGGAGGAGTGCGCCCCCCATCCCCTTTGTTTTGacaagaaaacaatgaaaatgccAGCGGAGGAAATCATCAAGGAGGGAGACCTGGAGAAGAGGAGCGACAGCTTCCTCCAGTTCTGGAAGAAAAAGACGTGCGTCCTGACCAAGGACAGCCTCAATATGTACGCGGACGTAAAGCGCTCCAAGGTCAAAGAGCTCAAGCTGCAGTCCATCAAGAAGGTGGACTGTGTGGAGCGCACCGAAAAGTTCATGTATTTCACCATCGTTACCAAAGATGACAAAGAGATCGACTTCCGGTACTCCACGGAGCAAGCCTGCTGGCACGCGGAGATCACCCTGGCCCTGATTAATTACCAGAACAGAGAAGCCGTCCAGGACTTCAAGACACGGCAGGACAAAGAGAGCGCATCGCCCGGACAGGAGAGGCGCATGGCTAGGGCGCCTTGAACCGCTCCAAGGCGCAGGATCGGAACTGCTCCAAATATGGTGAGATACGCTCCAGGATGCTGGATCTCCCTGTATATGAATGTAAACATGATTATGGGGGGGCTTCAAGCGCAAACTCAtaacgcttttttttttcttttttttttttgtcttttaaatccTCTAGAGTTTACACGGACCATTGAGGAAAAATGGGAAAACGGATCGACGGAAGCCTTGGTCATCCGGTCCGGTCCAGAGACGAAGGACTGTTCGGGACTGAGCTCCCTCAGAGACGGGACAACTGATCCAAATCGACACACGAACTTTTAGAAGTTCAAAGTGGACTGAACTGTCAGAACTATTTCATGTTTACTCTTCATAGAGAAATGGCGCCTGAAatcatgttaatttatttttgtttccaggaCCTATGGTGCTACTGGTAAACTGcttgtgtttaaattattttctgcttaaatgtgtttatttaaataaatatctatttgCTTTTGCCATAACTCCATCctcctattttttctttttttttttttactttgaaaatgttttcttaaggTCTGTTAATGTTTAGACTTGCATGATTCAAGGGGGGGGAAAAGCACCTGACATGCACTGATACCTTTCACCAGCACTATTTCTTAAATGCCACACATGCAACCGTAAAAAGGGAGTGGAGGACCGGGAAGTCCCTCTTCCGCTCTGGCGTCAAGTGGAATGTGACCTTTTGTTGTCGCTGGGAGGGTTTGGGGCCTGAGTCATGACTGATAGCAAGTTCAGTCGGCATCAACGGACACTTTGAAGACTCGGTGGTGTCACTGAACACACCTGTTTCCAAGGTGTGGTGACCTTTATGGCTCCTGGCACAATCTGataatggaaatataaaatgaGCGTatctgaagaaaattaaaatcatcaaaagaTTCGGTGTTTCTCTTGGTGTGGTACTAAAGATTACTATTCTGAGACCTTATTGTGTCCCTGATAAtatacaatgtttttaaatctttttttttttttttggtagaaatgGTGGACAAAGGTTTTTAATTGTTGGGAGGGTGGAACTGTTTAGTGATAAACTGCAGGATAAAGTAAATGGAAAAGCTACTTGGGTTACAGTCATTAAATGAGTCACTTTACAACAACAGTATCTGAGCATCTGGCCATAAAATGAGCAGAGTATTATGCTGGCTTTAGCCTACTacaatttaacaagaaaattagtttctcaatttttttgtactttatttagCCAGATATTACCTGACAGTTTCTttatagaaataattaaaattgaacAGCTAACAGACCTAA belongs to Gambusia affinis linkage group LG08, SWU_Gaff_1.0, whole genome shotgun sequence and includes:
- the phlda2 gene encoding pleckstrin homology-like domain family A member 2; this encodes MKMPAEEIIKEGDLEKRSDSFLQFWKKKTCVLTKDSLNMYADVKRSKVKELKLQSIKKVDCVERTEKFMYFTIVTKDDKEIDFRYSTEQACWHAEITLALINYQNREAVQDFKTRQDKESASPGQERRMARAP